One genomic region from Jilunia laotingensis encodes:
- the purT gene encoding formate-dependent phosphoribosylglycinamide formyltransferase — MKKILLLGSGELGKEFVISAQRKGQHIIACDSYAHAPAMQVADEYEIFNMLDGEALERVVRKHQPDIIVPEIEAIRTERLYDFEKEGIQVVPSARAVNFTMNRKAIRDLAAKELGLKTASYFYAKSLDELKDAAAKIGFPCVVKPLMSSSGKGQSLVKNADELEHAWEYGCSGSRGDIRELIIEEFIKFDSEITLLTVTQKNGPTLFCPPIGHVQKGGDYRESFQPAHIDPAHLKEAQEMAEKVTRALTGAGLWGVEFFLSHENGVYFSELSPRPHDTGMVTLAGTQNLNEFELHLRAVLGLPIPCIKQERIGASAVILSPVASQERPQYRGLEEVTREEDTYLRIFGKPFTRVNRRMGVVLCYAPLGSDLDALRDKTKRIAEKVEVF; from the coding sequence ATGAAGAAAATACTTTTGCTCGGATCGGGTGAGTTAGGAAAAGAATTTGTTATATCTGCCCAACGTAAAGGACAACATATCATTGCTTGTGATTCATATGCCCATGCACCTGCCATGCAGGTTGCCGATGAATATGAGATATTCAATATGCTCGATGGCGAAGCGTTGGAACGTGTGGTGCGTAAACACCAGCCGGATATCATCGTGCCAGAGATTGAAGCCATCCGTACGGAACGTTTGTACGATTTTGAGAAAGAAGGAATTCAGGTAGTGCCGAGTGCGCGTGCCGTCAACTTCACTATGAACCGGAAAGCCATCCGTGATCTGGCAGCTAAAGAACTTGGATTGAAAACAGCCAGCTATTTCTATGCTAAATCACTGGACGAACTGAAAGATGCCGCTGCCAAAATAGGTTTTCCATGTGTGGTGAAACCTTTGATGTCTTCTTCCGGTAAGGGGCAGTCATTGGTGAAGAATGCAGACGAACTGGAACATGCATGGGAATACGGATGCAGTGGCAGCCGGGGAGATATCCGTGAACTGATAATCGAGGAATTTATTAAGTTCGATAGTGAGATCACATTGCTTACTGTCACTCAAAAAAACGGACCGACCTTGTTCTGCCCTCCCATTGGTCATGTGCAGAAGGGTGGGGATTATCGTGAGAGTTTTCAGCCTGCCCACATTGATCCGGCACATTTGAAAGAGGCACAGGAGATGGCGGAGAAAGTAACCCGTGCTTTAACAGGTGCTGGTTTGTGGGGAGTAGAATTCTTCCTAAGCCATGAAAACGGAGTTTATTTTTCCGAACTGTCCCCCCGTCCACACGATACGGGTATGGTGACTTTGGCAGGTACACAAAACCTGAATGAGTTTGAATTACACCTCCGTGCCGTGCTTGGTTTGCCGATTCCATGTATCAAACAGGAAAGGATAGGGGCGAGTGCCGTGATTCTTTCACCTGTTGCCAGTCAGGAACGTCCGCAATATAGGGGATTGGAAGAGGTTACGAGAGAAGAGGATACCTATCTGCGTATTTTCGGCAAGCCGTTTACACGGGTCAATCGCCGCATGGGAGTCGTACTTTGCTATGCCCCTTTAGGCTCCGATTTGGATGCGTTGCGTGATAAAACAAAACGTATTGCTGAAAAAGTGGAAGTATTTTAA
- a CDS encoding DUF4301 family protein: MITPQDKELLAKKGITEAQIAEQLACFQKGFPFLKLDAAASVDKGILVPDAAEMKASLDAWDAYMNSGKTVVKFVPASGAASRMFKNLFEFLGADYDAPATKFEHAFFEGMNNFAFYDDLNVACQRTAGNDIAGLIATGNYKAVVAALLEEAGLNYGALPKGLLKFHKYEEGARTPLEEHLAEGALYAAGKSGKVNVHFTVSAEHRELFKVLVAEKAGEFAKRYGVDYNITFSEQKPSTDTIAADMNNEPFRDNGKLLFRPGGHGALIENLNDLDADIIFIKNIDNVVPDRLKEDTVLYKKLIAGILVSLQKQAFEYLELLDSGKYTHEQVMEILQFVQKKLFCKNPETKNLEDAELVIYLKNKLNRPMRVCGMVKNVGEPGGGPFLAYNNDGTISLQILESSQIDMDDPAKKEMFEKGTHFNPVDLVCAVRDYKGHKFDLVKYVDKATGFISYKSKNGKDLKALELPGLWNGAMSDWNTVFVEVPLSTFNPVKTVNDLLREQHQ, encoded by the coding sequence ATGATAACACCACAAGACAAAGAGTTGCTTGCCAAGAAAGGCATTACAGAAGCACAAATAGCTGAGCAACTGGCCTGTTTTCAAAAAGGTTTTCCTTTCTTGAAGTTGGATGCTGCTGCATCTGTTGACAAAGGAATCCTGGTCCCTGATGCTGCTGAAATGAAAGCATCTCTCGATGCATGGGATGCCTATATGAATTCGGGTAAGACCGTAGTGAAGTTTGTTCCGGCTTCGGGAGCTGCCAGCCGTATGTTTAAGAATCTCTTTGAATTTTTGGGAGCTGATTATGATGCGCCTGCTACAAAGTTTGAACATGCTTTCTTCGAGGGTATGAATAATTTTGCTTTTTACGATGATCTGAATGTAGCTTGCCAGCGTACCGCAGGGAATGATATAGCCGGATTGATCGCCACAGGAAACTATAAGGCGGTGGTTGCCGCTTTATTGGAAGAAGCCGGATTGAATTATGGTGCATTGCCCAAAGGCTTGCTTAAGTTCCATAAGTATGAAGAGGGTGCGCGTACTCCGTTGGAGGAACATCTTGCGGAAGGTGCCCTGTATGCAGCGGGGAAGAGTGGCAAAGTGAACGTACACTTTACCGTATCTGCCGAGCATCGTGAGCTGTTCAAAGTATTGGTGGCGGAAAAGGCGGGTGAGTTCGCTAAACGTTATGGCGTTGATTATAACATTACGTTCTCCGAACAAAAGCCGAGTACTGACACGATTGCTGCCGATATGAACAATGAACCGTTCCGTGATAATGGCAAATTATTGTTCCGTCCGGGCGGTCATGGAGCTTTGATCGAAAATCTGAATGATCTTGATGCTGATATCATCTTTATCAAGAATATTGATAATGTGGTTCCTGATAGGTTGAAAGAGGATACGGTACTTTATAAAAAGCTGATTGCCGGTATATTGGTCAGTCTGCAAAAACAAGCTTTTGAATATCTTGAGTTATTGGACAGTGGCAAATATACTCATGAACAGGTGATGGAAATTCTGCAATTCGTTCAGAAAAAACTTTTCTGTAAGAATCCTGAAACGAAGAACTTGGAAGATGCCGAACTGGTCATTTATCTAAAGAATAAACTAAACCGGCCTATGCGCGTATGCGGTATGGTGAAGAATGTCGGTGAACCGGGTGGGGGACCGTTCCTTGCCTATAATAATGACGGTACCATCTCATTGCAGATTTTGGAAAGTTCGCAGATCGATATGGATGATCCTGCCAAGAAAGAGATGTTTGAGAAAGGCACTCATTTCAATCCGGTAGACCTCGTATGTGCCGTGCGTGATTATAAAGGTCACAAATTCGATCTTGTGAAATACGTTGATAAAGCAACCGGCTTTATCTCTTACAAGTCGAAGAATGGCAAAGACCTCAAGGCTTTGGAACTTCCGGGATTATGGAACGGGGCGATGAGTGATTGGAACACTGTGTTTGTAGAAGTGCCTCTTTCTACATTTAACCCGGTAAAGACGGTGAATGACTTACTGCGTGAACAACATCAGTAA
- a CDS encoding RelA/SpoT family protein: MEEISFFNDKEKVELFALYKRLIRSAGDSITKENIRKLKKYLIYAAQCNNLPRNNFGMNPVIRDLQTAVIVAEEIGMKGSCLIGIMLHEIVKNNVITTETVQKEFGEDVSSIITGLVKTNELYAKSPAIESENFRNLLLSFAEDMRVILIMIADRVNVMRQIKNSENAEDRLKVANEAAYLYAPLAHKLGLYKLKSELEDLSLKYSKRDTYYFIKDKLNETKASRDKYIAAFIEPIKKKVAEAGLHFDIKGRTKSIHSIWNKIQKQKTSFEGIYDLFAIRIIIDSEPEKEKQECWQVYSIVTDMYQPNPKRLRDWLSIPKSNGYESLHITVMGPEGKWVEVQIRTRRMDEIAERGLAAHWRYKGVKGESGLDEWLTSVREALENPDNDSMKVMDQFKMDLYEDEVFVFTPKGDLFKLAKGATVLDFAFHIHSKLGCKCIGAKVNGKNVQLKQKLNSGDQVEIMTSNTQTPKQDWLNIVTTSKARTKIRQALKEMAGRQHDFAKETLERKFRNRKMEYDEAVMMRLIKRMGYKVVTEFYQAIADETLDINDLLDKYIEQQKKDNDTKDEIIYRSAEGYNLQNQIEETTGKEDVLVIDQNLKGIEFKLARCCNPIYGDDVFGFVTVSGGIKIHRTDCPNADQMRERFGYRIVKARWAGKSQGTQYPITLRVVGHDDIGIVTNITSIISKENDITLRSIGIDSHDGLFSGMLTIMVGDTGKLEALIKKLRTVKGVKQVSRN; encoded by the coding sequence ATGGAGGAGATTTCATTTTTCAACGATAAAGAAAAAGTTGAGCTATTCGCCTTATACAAAAGACTGATACGCTCTGCCGGAGACAGTATTACAAAAGAAAATATCCGGAAATTAAAGAAATACCTTATTTACGCTGCGCAATGCAATAATCTGCCGCGTAATAATTTTGGTATGAACCCCGTCATAAGAGATTTGCAAACGGCAGTCATCGTAGCCGAAGAAATAGGCATGAAAGGATCGTGCCTGATAGGCATCATGCTTCACGAAATCGTAAAAAACAACGTCATTACAACCGAAACCGTTCAAAAAGAGTTTGGCGAAGACGTTTCGAGCATCATCACCGGGTTGGTAAAGACCAATGAACTGTATGCCAAAAGCCCGGCCATCGAATCGGAGAACTTCCGCAATTTACTTCTCTCGTTTGCCGAAGACATGCGCGTAATCCTGATTATGATTGCCGACCGGGTAAATGTGATGCGCCAGATAAAGAATTCCGAGAATGCAGAAGACCGCTTGAAAGTGGCTAATGAAGCGGCTTACCTATATGCTCCCCTTGCACACAAGCTGGGATTGTATAAATTGAAGTCGGAACTCGAAGACTTGTCTCTGAAATATTCCAAACGGGACACTTACTACTTCATAAAAGATAAGTTGAACGAGACAAAAGCCTCCCGGGATAAATATATTGCAGCCTTCATCGAACCGATCAAGAAAAAGGTAGCAGAAGCCGGACTGCATTTTGACATTAAGGGACGTACCAAGTCCATACACTCCATCTGGAATAAGATTCAAAAGCAGAAAACATCCTTTGAAGGTATCTACGACCTATTTGCCATCCGGATCATCATTGACTCGGAACCGGAGAAGGAGAAACAAGAATGCTGGCAGGTGTACTCCATCGTGACAGACATGTACCAACCCAATCCGAAACGCCTCCGCGACTGGCTCTCCATACCTAAAAGCAACGGATATGAATCGCTTCATATCACAGTGATGGGACCGGAAGGGAAATGGGTGGAAGTCCAAATACGCACCCGCCGCATGGACGAGATTGCCGAACGCGGATTAGCCGCCCACTGGCGATACAAAGGTGTAAAGGGAGAATCTGGTCTGGACGAATGGCTGACTTCAGTTCGGGAAGCACTTGAGAATCCGGATAATGATTCCATGAAAGTAATGGATCAGTTCAAGATGGACTTGTACGAAGATGAAGTATTCGTCTTCACTCCCAAAGGAGATTTGTTCAAATTAGCCAAAGGAGCTACCGTACTTGACTTCGCATTCCATATACACAGCAAATTAGGTTGCAAGTGCATCGGAGCAAAAGTCAATGGGAAAAATGTGCAGTTGAAGCAAAAACTGAACAGTGGCGACCAGGTTGAAATCATGACATCGAACACGCAGACTCCGAAACAAGACTGGTTGAACATAGTCACGACCTCAAAAGCCCGTACCAAAATTCGTCAGGCCCTAAAAGAGATGGCAGGACGACAGCATGATTTTGCCAAAGAGACCTTAGAACGAAAATTCAGAAACCGGAAGATGGAATATGATGAGGCGGTCATGATGAGGTTGATCAAACGGATGGGCTATAAAGTAGTTACCGAATTTTATCAGGCAATCGCTGACGAGACATTGGACATCAATGATCTGCTTGACAAATACATTGAACAACAGAAAAAGGATAATGATACGAAAGATGAAATCATCTACCGAAGTGCGGAAGGTTATAATCTACAGAACCAGATAGAAGAAACGACCGGTAAAGAAGACGTACTCGTCATAGACCAAAACCTGAAGGGCATTGAATTCAAACTGGCAAGATGCTGTAATCCGATATATGGTGATGATGTATTTGGCTTCGTGACCGTTTCGGGAGGAATCAAAATTCACCGGACTGATTGTCCCAACGCCGACCAGATGAGAGAACGTTTCGGCTACCGGATTGTAAAAGCACGCTGGGCGGGAAAATCGCAAGGCACCCAATATCCCATTACACTTCGTGTTGTGGGACATGACGATATTGGTATCGTGACCAATATCACCTCGATCATATCCAAAGAAAATGACATCACACTACGGTCTATCGGCATAGATTCGCACGACGGACTTTTCTCAGGCATGTTAACCATCATGGTGGGCGATACAGGGAAATTGGAAGCATTGATAAAGAAACTGAGGACTGTGAAAGGTGTAAAACAAGTTAGCAGGAATTAA
- a CDS encoding diacylglycerol kinase family protein, which translates to MEPFSIRKRIKSFTYAWKGIKSFVCQEHNVWIHLTAALLAVIAGIIFNIQRSEWIVIVICIGMVIAAEAFNTAIERLVNLVSPEWHPIAGEVKDIAAGAVLICAIAAAIVGLIIFIPYII; encoded by the coding sequence ATGGAACCATTTAGCATCAGAAAACGAATCAAAAGTTTCACCTATGCGTGGAAAGGAATCAAAAGCTTTGTTTGTCAGGAACACAATGTCTGGATTCATCTGACGGCAGCATTATTGGCTGTTATCGCAGGAATTATTTTTAATATACAAAGATCCGAATGGATAGTCATTGTTATTTGTATCGGGATGGTTATTGCCGCAGAAGCATTCAATACAGCCATCGAACGACTTGTCAATCTTGTTTCACCGGAATGGCACCCCATTGCCGGTGAAGTTAAAGACATTGCAGCAGGCGCAGTACTTATATGTGCCATTGCAGCAGCAATCGTGGGATTAATTATTTTCATACCTTATATAATATAG
- a CDS encoding MFS transporter: MANNLWTIHFMRICIANLLLFISLYMLFPIVPIEMADRLGVPVSMTGAMFLLLTVGMYVIGPFHAYLVDAYKRKYICAFSFAVMLAATAGYAFVNDLTQLSLLCLVQGIAFGMATTAGITLAIDITNSNLRSLGNVAFSWAARLGMLVGIASGVWLYQSYPFKTLLYVSVVVGLFGILSVLRVYVPFRAPMVTKLCSFDRFFLPRGWLPAINLIMIAFIPGLMLPVFHYSLSMVYIGELEIPFFAIVGIGFLFAVLLARLLFHGERTLGVIVSGLGLMILSCILLQEVPSGITAVLLGLGLGLVTPEFLLIFIKLSQHCQRGTANTTHLLAWETGITLGLAAACYLSVESSIESIYHIGRIVAPMALLFFVLITYPYYKKKRVR; the protein is encoded by the coding sequence ATGGCAAACAATTTATGGACAATTCATTTTATGCGGATATGTATTGCTAATTTGCTGTTGTTCATATCCTTGTATATGCTGTTCCCAATCGTTCCGATAGAGATGGCGGATCGCTTGGGTGTGCCGGTGTCCATGACCGGGGCAATGTTCCTGTTGCTTACCGTAGGCATGTATGTCATCGGGCCTTTTCATGCTTATCTGGTGGATGCTTATAAACGGAAATATATCTGTGCTTTCTCGTTTGCGGTGATGCTGGCTGCTACGGCAGGATACGCTTTTGTTAATGATCTGACACAGTTGTCGTTACTTTGCCTTGTACAGGGAATTGCTTTTGGCATGGCTACCACGGCAGGGATAACATTAGCCATTGATATTACCAATTCTAATCTCCGCAGTTTAGGGAATGTTGCTTTTTCATGGGCGGCTCGTTTAGGTATGCTGGTGGGGATTGCTTCGGGAGTTTGGCTGTATCAATCCTATCCTTTTAAAACGTTGCTGTATGTTTCGGTTGTGGTCGGACTCTTTGGGATACTGTCGGTCTTAAGGGTATATGTGCCTTTCCGGGCACCTATGGTCACAAAGCTCTGTTCCTTTGACCGCTTCTTTCTTCCGCGTGGATGGTTGCCGGCTATCAATCTGATAATGATTGCTTTTATTCCGGGGTTAATGCTTCCGGTGTTTCACTATTCGTTGAGTATGGTGTACATCGGGGAGTTGGAAATTCCTTTTTTTGCCATCGTGGGGATTGGATTTTTGTTTGCTGTCCTGCTTGCCAGGCTGCTCTTTCATGGGGAAAGGACATTAGGGGTGATTGTATCGGGATTAGGCTTGATGATACTTTCCTGTATCCTGTTGCAGGAGGTTCCTTCCGGAATTACAGCTGTGTTATTAGGACTTGGATTAGGACTGGTCACTCCGGAGTTCCTGCTTATATTCATTAAGCTTTCACAACACTGTCAGCGTGGTACAGCCAATACGACCCATCTTTTGGCATGGGAAACGGGAATTACGCTCGGGCTTGCGGCTGCATGTTACTTAAGCGTGGAATCTTCCATCGAGTCTATTTATCACATAGGGCGTATCGTAGCCCCTATGGCATTACTTTTCTTTGTGCTAATCACATATCCTTATTATAAAAAGAAAAGGGTAAGATAG
- the panB gene encoding 3-methyl-2-oxobutanoate hydroxymethyltransferase has protein sequence MAGYISDDTRKVTTHRLVEMKQRGEKISMLTSYDYTMAQIVDGAGIDVILVGDSASNVMAGNVTTLPITLDQMIYHGKSVVRGVKRAMVVVDMPFGSYQGNEMEGLASAIRIMKESHADALKLEGGEEIIDTVKRILSAGIPIMGHLGLMPQSINKYGTYTVRAKDDAEADKLLRDAHLLEEAGCFALVLEKIPATLAARVASELTIPVIGIGAGGNVDGQVLVIQDMLGMNNGFRPRFLRRYADLYTVMNDAISRYVSDVKNNFFPNEKEQY, from the coding sequence ATGGCTGGTTATATATCAGATGATACAAGAAAAGTGACTACACATCGCCTGGTTGAAATGAAACAAAGAGGCGAAAAGATATCTATGTTGACTTCCTACGATTACACCATGGCACAGATTGTAGACGGTGCCGGTATTGATGTAATTCTGGTAGGTGATTCCGCTTCCAACGTGATGGCTGGTAATGTGACTACGCTTCCTATTACGCTCGACCAGATGATATATCATGGAAAATCGGTGGTACGTGGGGTTAAACGCGCCATGGTAGTGGTCGATATGCCGTTCGGTTCATACCAGGGAAATGAAATGGAAGGTCTTGCTTCCGCCATCCGTATCATGAAGGAAAGTCATGCCGATGCGCTGAAACTGGAAGGCGGTGAAGAAATCATTGATACTGTGAAACGAATTCTGAGTGCAGGCATACCCATTATGGGACACCTTGGATTGATGCCGCAGTCGATCAATAAATACGGTACCTATACGGTTCGTGCCAAAGATGATGCCGAAGCCGATAAGTTGCTTCGCGATGCACATTTACTGGAAGAAGCCGGTTGTTTTGCATTGGTGCTTGAGAAGATTCCCGCTACCTTGGCTGCCCGTGTGGCAAGCGAACTGACCATTCCGGTAATCGGTATCGGTGCAGGAGGGAATGTGGACGGTCAGGTGTTGGTGATTCAGGATATGCTGGGTATGAACAATGGCTTCCGTCCGCGTTTTCTACGTCGTTATGCAGACTTGTATACGGTGATGAACGATGCAATCAGCCGTTATGTTTCAGATGTGAAGAATAATTTCTTCCCCAATGAAAAAGAACAATATTAA
- a CDS encoding HAD family hydrolase, with product MNVTNTIAALFDFDGVIMDTESQYTIFWNEQGSKYLHLDNFGAGIKGQTLTQIYDKYFPCMLGVQEQITRDLNRFEKDMSYEYLSGIQKFLADLRYHGVKIALVTSSNEEKMENVYRTHPEFKAQFDRILTGEMFRRSKPAPDCYLLGMEIFGVTPANSFVFEDSFHGLQAGRSSGATVIGVATTNTREAIIDKADIVIDDFDGMTYDKMLEIRR from the coding sequence ATGAATGTAACAAATACGATTGCTGCACTGTTTGATTTTGACGGTGTAATAATGGATACAGAGTCGCAGTATACGATTTTTTGGAATGAACAAGGAAGTAAATATCTGCATTTGGATAATTTTGGAGCTGGTATCAAAGGACAGACTTTGACACAAATCTATGACAAATATTTTCCATGCATGTTAGGGGTACAGGAGCAAATAACCCGTGATCTCAATCGGTTCGAAAAGGATATGTCGTATGAATATCTTTCCGGGATACAAAAGTTCCTTGCCGATCTTCGTTATCATGGGGTGAAAATAGCTCTTGTTACAAGTTCAAATGAAGAGAAGATGGAAAATGTATATCGCACGCACCCTGAATTTAAAGCACAATTCGATCGTATTCTGACGGGGGAAATGTTTAGACGTTCTAAGCCGGCACCGGATTGTTATCTGTTGGGAATGGAGATATTTGGAGTTACCCCGGCAAATAGTTTTGTTTTTGAAGATTCCTTTCATGGTTTGCAGGCAGGACGTTCATCCGGTGCAACAGTGATAGGTGTGGCAACGACAAATACACGTGAAGCAATCATTGATAAGGCAGATATCGTCATAGACGACTTTGATGGGATGACTTATGACAAAATGCTTGAAATACGGAGGTAA
- a CDS encoding MATE family efflux transporter: MAQQTDPRILGTEKIGKLLLQYSIPAIIGMTITSLYNIIDSIFIGHGVGAMAISGLAITFPLMNLVVAFCVLISAGGATISSIRLGQKDLDGATAVLGNTLMLCLINSVIFGGIAFLFLDPILDFFGASPDTLPYARDFMQVVLLGTPITYTMIGLNNVMRATGYPKKAMLTSMVTVIANIIIAPIFIFHFHWGIRGAAMATVLSQFIGMVWVVQHFRNKDSFVHFTHGFWRLKKRIIGSIFSIGMSPFAMNVTACVIVIIINNSLQKYGGDLAIGAYGIMNRLLMLYVMIVMGLTMGMQPIIGYNYGAQKHDRVKQTLRLGILVGVLITSSGFLICEIVPHTVSAIFTNNEELINMAASGLRICILMFPLVGAQIVISSFFQSIGKAKVSIFLSLSRQLVYLLPCLLLFPGWYGLEGIWMSMPVSDGLAFITAVISLMIYIKKVTKENSTKTDYELR; this comes from the coding sequence ATGGCACAACAGACCGACCCAAGAATATTAGGAACTGAAAAAATAGGCAAACTTTTGCTGCAATATTCTATTCCTGCCATTATAGGAATGACCATAACTTCGCTTTACAACATCATCGACAGCATTTTTATTGGACATGGTGTAGGCGCAATGGCCATTTCCGGTCTTGCCATTACTTTTCCTTTAATGAATCTGGTAGTAGCTTTTTGTGTATTGATCTCTGCCGGTGGTGCCACGATTTCTTCTATCCGTCTGGGGCAGAAAGATCTTGACGGAGCAACTGCTGTTTTGGGGAATACGCTCATGTTATGTCTTATCAATTCTGTGATATTTGGAGGAATAGCTTTCCTTTTTCTCGACCCGATACTCGATTTCTTCGGTGCCAGTCCCGATACTTTACCTTACGCAAGGGATTTTATGCAAGTGGTTCTGTTAGGCACCCCTATCACCTACACTATGATAGGTTTGAATAATGTGATGCGAGCAACCGGATATCCAAAGAAAGCCATGTTGACTTCTATGGTAACTGTAATTGCCAATATCATTATCGCTCCGATCTTTATATTCCATTTCCATTGGGGTATCCGGGGAGCCGCTATGGCAACTGTTTTATCACAATTCATCGGTATGGTATGGGTAGTACAACATTTCCGCAACAAAGACAGTTTTGTTCATTTCACACATGGTTTCTGGAGATTGAAAAAGCGTATTATCGGTAGTATATTTTCCATAGGCATGTCACCGTTCGCCATGAACGTAACTGCCTGTGTAATTGTCATCATTATCAATAATAGCCTACAGAAATATGGAGGTGACTTGGCAATCGGTGCTTATGGTATTATGAATCGCCTGTTAATGCTTTACGTAATGATTGTAATGGGACTCACAATGGGAATGCAACCCATCATCGGATACAATTACGGTGCGCAAAAACACGATCGCGTAAAACAGACCCTCCGTTTAGGTATCTTGGTTGGTGTTTTGATCACAAGCAGTGGTTTCCTTATTTGCGAAATCGTTCCGCATACCGTATCCGCCATATTTACGAACAACGAAGAACTGATTAACATGGCAGCATCCGGACTCAGAATTTGCATATTAATGTTCCCATTGGTAGGCGCTCAAATCGTGATTTCAAGTTTCTTCCAAAGCATAGGCAAAGCCAAAGTAAGCATCTTTCTTTCCTTATCACGGCAGTTAGTATACCTTTTGCCTTGCCTCCTGTTATTTCCCGGATGGTATGGACTGGAAGGGATCTGGATGAGTATGCCCGTATCTGATGGACTTGCATTTATTACAGCTGTTATCAGTTTAATGATTTATATTAAAAAAGTAACCAAAGAAAACTCTACCAAGACTGACTACGAACTGCGATAA
- a CDS encoding TolC family protein: MINVKRLTVITLCFSSLSYGLHAQEEQPVQWTLQDCIDYALEQNITLRKNRINAESSAIDVKTAKAALFPSLSFSTSQNVVNRPYQESSSFISGSEVLRSSSKTSYNGNYGLNAQWTVYNGNKRLKTIKQEKLNNRVAELEVATSENSMEESITQTYIQILYAAESVKVNENTLAVSEAQRDRGRELLSAGSISKADQAQLEAQVSTDRYQLVTAQATLQDYKLQLKQLLELDGEEEMNLYLPTLDDSKVLSPLPSKADVYHSALALRPEIESSKLNVQSSELGINIARAGYMPSISLSAGIGTNNTSGSDFTFAQQVKNGWNNSLGLSVSVPIFNNRQTKSAVQKAKLQHKTSMLDLLDEQKTLYKTIEGLWLDANSAQQRFAAAQEKLRSTSISYELISEQFNLGMKNTVELLTEKNNLLSAQQEMLQSKYMAILNTQLLKFYEGEKIVISE; encoded by the coding sequence ATGATAAACGTAAAAAGATTGACCGTAATAACACTCTGTTTCAGCAGTCTGAGTTATGGATTGCATGCACAAGAAGAGCAACCTGTCCAGTGGACGTTACAAGATTGCATCGATTATGCACTTGAGCAAAATATTACTTTACGCAAGAACCGCATTAATGCTGAAAGTAGTGCCATAGATGTAAAGACTGCCAAAGCAGCACTCTTCCCCAGCCTTTCTTTCTCTACCAGCCAGAATGTAGTCAATCGCCCATACCAAGAATCAAGCAGCTTCATTAGCGGTAGCGAGGTGCTGAGAAGTAGTAGTAAAACAAGCTATAATGGTAACTACGGACTTAACGCCCAGTGGACCGTCTATAATGGAAACAAACGTCTTAAGACTATAAAACAAGAGAAATTAAACAACCGGGTAGCCGAACTTGAGGTGGCTACGTCGGAAAACAGTATGGAAGAAAGCATTACCCAAACTTACATTCAGATTCTTTATGCAGCCGAATCAGTTAAGGTAAACGAGAACACACTGGCCGTAAGCGAAGCACAACGCGATCGCGGAAGGGAATTGCTATCGGCAGGAAGTATTTCAAAAGCTGATCAGGCACAATTGGAAGCACAAGTCAGTACGGATCGTTACCAATTAGTCACTGCACAAGCAACATTACAAGACTATAAACTTCAACTCAAGCAACTTCTTGAATTAGACGGAGAAGAAGAGATGAATCTCTATCTGCCCACATTGGACGATAGTAAAGTACTCTCTCCCTTACCAAGCAAAGCAGATGTTTATCACTCAGCCCTTGCTTTGCGACCGGAAATAGAATCCAGCAAATTAAATGTGCAATCTTCTGAGTTGGGTATTAATATTGCTCGTGCCGGATACATGCCCAGCATAAGTCTGAGTGCCGGAATCGGAACAAATAATACCAGTGGCTCTGACTTTACTTTCGCTCAACAAGTGAAAAACGGATGGAATAATTCATTAGGATTGTCTGTCAGTGTGCCTATCTTTAATAACCGACAGACGAAGAGTGCCGTACAGAAGGCAAAACTTCAGCATAAAACAAGCATGCTCGATCTTTTGGACGAACAAAAGACTCTTTATAAAACCATAGAAGGACTTTGGCTCGATGCCAACAGTGCCCAACAACGTTTTGCCGCTGCTCAAGAAAAACTACGTAGTACATCTATCAGCTATGAGCTGATTAGTGAACAATTTAACTTGGGTATGAAAAACACTGTTGAACTTTTGACAGAAAAGAATAATTTGTTGAGCGCTCAACAGGAAATGCTCCAAAGTAAATACATGGCTATATTGAACACTCAGTTACTCAAATTTTATGAAGGAGAGAAGATTGTGATTAGCGAATAA